A region from the Triticum aestivum cultivar Chinese Spring chromosome 3D, IWGSC CS RefSeq v2.1, whole genome shotgun sequence genome encodes:
- the LOC123076165 gene encoding homeobox-leucine zipper protein MERISTEM L1, translating into MDGEWLQHNSGVHNEFDLFMRSKHNHLFQDNHSDEMDGLLEATIVMGNTDDANVVATDHGNNDGETHSEQRMATRRAIYHRLRSEQVQQLEAYNTYSINVSYLANIVFRDCPYPDEKLRKDLSERLGMSAQQVKFWFQNKHTFSKGKMQRCHTQNRWVENERLKTECQAIMLAMQNNTCLKCRGVMVQTQDTSERQRLYTENMRLKEELLHATAYLKEGLRRNGMSLPWGCY; encoded by the exons ATGGACGGAGAGTGGCTGCAGCACAATAGTGGTGTGCACAATGAGTTTGACCTGTTCATGAGAAGCAAACACAACCACCTATTCCAGGACAACCATAGTGATGAGATGGATGGCCTGCTTGAAGCCACTATTGTCATGGGCAACACTGATGATGCCAACGTTGTTGCTACAGACCACGGCAACAACGATGGAGAGACACATAGTGAGCAGAGAATGGCCACAAGGCGTGCCATTTATCACCGTCTGCGCAGTGAACAAGTCCAACAACTTGAAGCGTACAATACATACTCCATCAATGTTTCTTACCTAGCGAATAT TGTGTTCCGGGACTGCCCTTATCCAGATGAGAAACTCCGGAAGGACCTTAGCGAGAGGCTTGGCATGAGTGCCCAGCAGGTCAAGTTTTGGTTCCAAAACAAACACACCTTCAGTAAG GGCAAGATGCAGCGGTGTCATACCCAAAATCGTTGGGTAGAAAATGAGAGGCTGAAGACTGAATGTCAAGCCATCATGTTGGCTATGCAAAACAATACTTGCCTCAAATGCAGAGGGGTGATGGTACAAACTCAGGATACATCGGAGCGCCAACGCCTATACACCGAGAATATGAGGCTCAAGGAAGAACTCCTACATGCCACTGCCTATCTTAAAGAAGGTCTTCGCCGAAATGGCATGTCGCTCCCATGGGGCTGCTACTGA